Proteins encoded together in one Impatiens glandulifera chromosome 1, dImpGla2.1, whole genome shotgun sequence window:
- the LOC124919647 gene encoding ribulose bisphosphate carboxylase large chain produces the protein MSCREGFMSPQTETKASVGFKAGVKDYKLTYYTPEYETKDTDILAAFRVSPQPGVPPEEAGAAVAAESSTGTWTTVWTDGLTSLDRYKGRCYHIEPVAGEENQFIAYVAYPLDLFEEGSVTNMFTSIVGNVFGFKALRALRLEDLRIPPSYTKTFQGPPHGIQVERDKLNKYGRPLLGCTIKPKLGLSAKNYGRSVYECLRNGLDFTKDDENVNSQPFMRWRDCFLFCAEAIYKSQDGTGKIKGHYLNATAITCE, from the coding sequence ATGAGTTGTAGGGAGGGATTTATGTCACCACAAACAGAGACTAAAGCAAGTGTTGGATTCAAAGCTGGTGTTAAAGATTACAAATTGACTTATTATACTCCTGAATATGAAACCAAGGATACTGATATCTTGGCAGCATTCCGAGTAAGTCCTCAACCCGGGGTTCCCCCTGAAGAAGCAGGTGCCGCGGTAGCTGCGGAATCTTCTACTGGTACATGGACAACTGTGTGGACCGATGGACTTACTAGCCTTGATCGTTACAAAGGACGATGCTATCACATTGAGCCAGTTGCTGGAgaagaaaatcaatttattgCTTATGTAGCTTATCCTTTAGACCTTTTTGAAGAAGGTTCTGTTACTAACATGTTTACTTCCATTGTGGGTAATGTATTTGGGTTCAAAGCCCTGCGCGCTCTACGTCTGGAAGATCTGCGAATCCCTCCTTCGTATACTAAAACTTTCCAAGGACCGCCTCATGGCATCCAAGTTGAGAGAGATAAGTTGAACAAGTATGGTCGTCCCCTGTTGGGATGTACTATTAAGCCTAAATTGGGGTTATCCGCTAAAAACTATGGTAGGTCAGTTTATGAATGTCTTCGCAATGGACTTGATTTTACCAAAGATGATGAAAACGTGAACTCTCAACCATTTATGCGTTGGAGAGACTGTTTCTTGTTTTGTGCTGAAGCAATTTATAAATCACAAGACGGAACAGGTAAAATAAAAGGGCATTACTTGAATGCTACTGCAATTACATGCGAATAA